The segment gttctggggacggggtgggggaggggggacgcggtggacccgttcaaatccagttttggacagtctgccgtggttccatcccatttcaagtgctgttcgaggctggcttaaccctcggagcacactctccaatcacagagcttgaggactatcacggggtttgtcaaacagagcacatggtgtagtccaaacgatagctggggattctgggtagtgtagtgtcttctgccatcctttactcctgggaatggacgctcacattacctttaagggcagccgacataaacgaatgccgtgcttccatgagcgtcaaattccgacgcagatgggaatacattgcaatcagttgaaagatatttgcgtccctttatgacgctgaaggagcctaggagcgtcacaattggacgccacggacactgaccaaacgtcgttattggacgcttagggagtgagagtgtgttgactgcaacactaacattttatttaaaatccaAAGTAACAAGCAATGAAGCAAATATATGCACATTTTAAACATGTGAAAACGCCCTTCACCTCTCTCTCAATCGGCCTCATGTTTTGAGTTCAGTGTGCAGCCAATTCAGCTGATGGGTGTCTGATTGGACGCAGGTGTGCTGCTCTGATGAGGATAATGATCGgctagagtttaaaaagctCCACCGCTCACACTGAACCATAGGCCTACTGTGAGTCAGTCAGGAAGACAGAGAGCAGCTGACCAGGTGACTGTTATCAGTTTCACTTATGGAGGCCTTTCATGTTCAGGTTATCCTCCTTGTAGGACTCTGTGTTAGCTCCTCTTTTGCTTTCCTGCCCACACGAGATGCTTCGTTTCAGAGCCTTGCGAACACAGGCAGGTCAGAACtcgggcagcagcagcagaagtcTCCGGCTGAGGAACCGCAGCAGGTGAATACCGTCAGAGTGACCTGCCATCCAGACTCTTTGGAGATTGTTATCAAAGCCGATATGTTTGCGGTTGGAGCTCCTGTTGATGGTGACGAGCTACGCCTGGGAGTAGAGACCAACAACCAGTACTGCAGAGCTACAGCGTCTTCAGCAGATGAGTACAGTATCAGTGTTGGACTTGTGGAGTGCGGCACCAGACACTGGgtaactttaaatatatttcatTTCAAATCTGATTCATTAAAGCTTCTAGTTTTAAACACGTCTACTCTCCACAGGTAACTGAGGACTCTCTGATCTACACAAACCTCCTCATATACTCTCCTGAGGCTTCTCCATATGGTGTTGTTCGAATGGACGAGGCTGTCATTCCAATTGAGTGTCATTACGAAAGgtctttgtttttaaagctcacATTGTAAAAATCTTTGaatgatgtttttattttttaaatgcatgttttctgtttCTTAGGAAGTACAGTTTGTCCAGTTCTTCACTCATGCCTACCTGGATCCCCTTCATGTCGACccaggctgcagtggaaatgttgcAGTTTAACTTGAGAATCATGACAAGTGGGTTTTGATAATTTCTCATGTTTTGCGTTGTCATGTCTTCATTTGCACTTAGCACTTTTTTCTGTCTGTGTGCAGGTGACTGGCAGCACAAAAGAGGCTCTAATGTGTTTCATATCGGTGAGCCCATCAGCATCGAGGCCTCGGCCAGAATTGGGCATCACATTGGGCTCCGAGTGTTTGTGAGCAGCTGCGTGGCTACACTGAGCCCTGACATGCACTCCAGCCCCAGGCATGCCTTCATTGAAAATGGGTAAGGCTGCAAATTGCTAAATGTCTTTTTCTGACCCTAGAGGGAGCTGTTTAATGTGTAAGGCTCTTCAAGTGGTTTAATTCAGATGCGAGCAATGCTGACTGGAGTGACAGGTTAATAAAAGATCAGTCCTTTAGTGTCGTCTTCAAGTTAGCCATTAGCTAAGGCTAGCTGCGGTTTGCTTTTAATCTTTGGTATTCTAGTTCCTTTCTGTGCCACTATTTATGCACAGGTCAGATTTGTGCAGTTCTGACTCGAAATAACTACTTCCAGAACTTTCCTATATGACTAGAAATGTTAGTGGtggagttgcattgtgggtaatgtagaCTCTGGTTATAGTAGTCAATGAGTGCTAATTTAGTGTTGCTCTTTTTGTTTGTCCTCATCATAGGTGCTTTGTTGACTCTCAGCTTCCAGGCTCAAGGTCTCAATTCTTAGCCAGGACACAGGATGACAAGCTCCACATGTCCATTGATGCCTTCAGATTTTATAATGAGGACCGAGGGGAGGTGAGGCTCTATTAAATTGCCTTAAACAtgattgtgtgtgcatgtttcccAACACCTGCTTTTCTCATAGCTCTACATCACATGTCACCTGAATGCCGTGCCAATAAATAAAGCAGATGCACCAAACAAAGCGTGCACTTTTGTGAATGGAAGGCAAGTGAGATCCAGTCTAATATGTCAAAttacacacaaaaaacaaagtATTGGTGCTGAATGTTTTTTAATTTATCAGATGGAGGTCCGCTGATGGTAATGACTACTTATGTGGGCAATGCAAAAGACCAATTGAAGTGGAGCAAACTCCCAGTAAGCCCAGCAGCCTGAGCAAGTTTAGGCCTCGAGGGTTTGTGAAGCCAGAAGAGCGTGAACCCCTCTGGAGGAGCGGACCGAAGACCAGTGCAGGCATGTAGAAACTTGTATGATTTAATATTGGCTGCAGATGTCGTCATAATGATCAATGTTGACGCATGTTTTGGCATAGGTTTTAGACATGATGATGGCTGGGTAacttaattaacatgcattgtGCTGGTTTGTGTTAGTGTGGGAACATCAGGCCAGAGTAGGTCCCATGATGGTCTTGCCAGCCAAGCAGAAAAGCCGGCCCATTCCTACAGAGGAGCTTTCTTCCATTCTTGATCAAACCGGCAGATCTACAATGTATGGCAGACAGTGGAGGAGTGGAATAAACGGAGTTGGTAAGTCAATACCAGTATTCAATTATTCTTTGTTCATTTGAAGCCTTTAACAATCTCTAAATTGAGATTAAAATGGCCCATAATTAAATCTTAATGTTGAATTGTTTTTCTGTCAAAGATCAGAGGAAAGGACTGCTTCCTGATTCATCATCGACCCAAAACCAGGTGGACGTTCTGACTTTAGCTTCGGCGCAGAATAAAGACGAAGACAAAAATGGAACCGACAAAAGGTTAAAAGTGAAAAGTcttaactcttttttttttaaatggcactcTGCAATACATATTTTACATTAACACATTTCTCCTGCGATTACAGATGATAATGCTGAGGAAGTTCCTGAACTTCTAGAAAAAACCTCTCCTGAGGCCCACCTGCAGTCGAAGGCAGCGGTGCTGAACAGTACCCACACAGCGGCGCTCGATGAAGTCCTCCAAACTGCTGTGGTTAATGTGGCTGTGCCCCCACTGTCCAACACCACTGCAACAGAAGCTGACCTTTCTGAAACAATGGACCCAAAGAGATAATAAATTATTCAAATTGTTATTTGTTTGCTTTTTTAATGTTGtaatacaaaaggaaaactaatGACCTGCTCACAGCTAAACACAATTAAATGCAAACAAAATGGTTTCCTAATTAGCCAAAGTTGTCCATGTAACGGGGTTACGGCCCACCCCCTACTCTGTGGTAGTGGCTTGTGGGGAGACCCGCAACATAAAAGAAAACACACAACGTCCAGTACTTAACAGCggtcatttatttaaatgtacagcCGTTACTCACACAGGCCAACCGGCAAACGAACaaggtctggaggactggccagAGCCCGAGCtagccacaccacgggccgtaggacaCAGAGCTTCCCTCCCCTAACAGAAATCTAACAAAACGCTTCGGGAAACTAAATAAAGCCACGAAAACTagactacgaagcaggattttcgcttagccggctaaatttagggaaaactccggctttccagttctctttttagcaggctagatctccatggtaatttaTGCTtggcggctaacctggtcgcgaccaggttaggttgcaggcgaAGAGCTCAACTCCTGCTGaccagagctcagtgtgcggagtttaaagcgatcaagtcatattacaggagaaaggaaatgcaGAACAACTGccattgcaggaaagacggctggcaaaaatcaccgactgcgtgaacgtgaacattaatagaatatcacctcccatcttcagagcaatctgactataaCATTCGCGttaaagcttacttaaatatctgccacaagtacactgagtgcagacgtcgatgtgtcccattatcaatCGCATCGTATATCTCCTTATCggagtcagcttcttgagccgtatctggccgtgcaacacttacagtgtcactgtatgcagaagtattattttaagcaacacataagttgacgaaacactcgagacaaatgtaattaaagtcagatcgtgttttagacgggcagtgatatcataaacctgttaatgtacgcattcaaacagtTTTTCTGCAAggtgtattcaccttgcaggtgcacctatgtggcttttatcctggataaagcgtttaagtcatggatgtttaaagtttaacttcatatttgactagtattaaagttaacttttcattcaggaagtatgacgctgcgctgtcagtgcgtttctccatgtttgtgattggtcgaatgctacGAATatcacccctttcatgtgaacgcgcacctaactagataggacacggctggcttgagcgatccacttgataaccagcgtcgtagtacagtttagcgacagcgcgtatgttttggattaggccaaccggctaactcaaacatatccaggttaggttgaaccagcttcgtagtacaggccccaggtcCTCCAGGATACACGTCATAACACAACAGCAAAGGGGTGTACAGATCAAGAACAGCAGAGATTGTCCACAGACAGGGTCTTCCGGCATAAAGATAGGCGACcgatccttctcctccagtctctCCTTATAACCCGGCTGAGAGGAATTTAGAAACACCTGGGCACatgcggagccaggggcagaccaggcgCAGCAGGGAGACAAAAGACAACACGGAGGGGAGCATGTAACACACCGTAAACATTTAGGGGGGGGGCCCAGAATTGCAATTTGAAATCCATGTCTTTTCTTGTGCTTGTCTGCTGCTAAAAATGGTACTACAACATGGCATTTATTTTCTGGGGTGTCATTTGCTTTAGTTGTAACAGCCGTATAAAGGTGATGTGTTGGAGGTCAGCCAGTTTATATTTGAACTTCAGTTGCTGCAACAAAGCCTTTGTACATGAATAGCCTCTTTTAAAAGGGGAGTTACCATGGGGTCCTGGCAATATAATGACCTGAACATTAAGATATAAACACCATGGTCTCATAACTTTGTGTCCAGGCCCATTGGGTTTTCTGACAGGAGACTGAATTATAATAGAGTACCCTGACCTCTACTAGGGTATCAATATGTTTTAGAGGTACAATTTGATGGTTTACAATATAGTCCTGAGTTGTTACTTTAGCTTAGCAAATCTATTCAATCCTGTTTTTGGGGACGGATTAAAAAAGTGACAATATACATTTTTAGATAAGTATAAtcagaggcggcgctagggggtggctacttgggctcaagccccggatgttttctgaaaagccccggatgtttcacttaattactctcgggagtaatgtgcagtaccggagtccaccagagaggcagccactgcgggacattagcctgcgtactgcgtagccttccctgcactgaagaagaagtgatccttcctagtgcctgacgagttttaagctaatagcctataaagttatggatattagaaagttattttcatcgaagcaggcgccacaagctgcagcagcagcagcagcagtatcagcagctgacaacaatgtcatcacgagcagtgaagaaatggatgatgtttcaggtttgtgaatctaatggtgatatctgcactctggctgaagtgaaaaagagtgatgtactgtaaagttaatcttatagctagtaaacatggagtatccaaggcaaggcaagtttatttatatagcacctttcaacacaaggcaattcaaggtgctttacaaaaatgaaagacattcagacaaaggcatttaaaaacagtaaaagataataaaagaaacattaaaagaaaaaatacatgaataaaaagttacagtgcagtttaagatatgaatagttcacacagaagttccactttactgatgaacacaacagctcagtttaaattaaaagcagcgacaaaaagataaaccatactaagtcaatacccttatatgatagtatgtatacagaacatgaatacaaattattctaagatgtaacgttaacccttcatacctcagtctacttttaagacactcaGGGTGTGTTCACatctaatagtccgctctctgttGCGCACCAgatgacagtttgttacattgtttcatttttcagaaggttcggtttgtgttcacacgggcaaaactcaaacggactataaactttaaacacaagtcatgtgctcggaaatgctgttcaaccattggtcagacattaaaggggtacaaacgcaaatcccggcaatttctagcggagcctccgccatggagcatcggcactttcggcaggttattctcatgctgctgttagtctggagatcaatagacactagcggcccgcgcatatgattatataatcagacaacgtccgttaaaaaacattattacatggctttgttgaatactcgattctgattggtcaattcaaaacacgtgacacgtttttaatccagaacagacagaccgctgtcaaggatttattgaccgttgttaaggacactcacatctgcacacagaagtccgttcgatttaactgtatacagtttggctgaaactgactgacaagacaagagcgacaacaaaacagcggagaagtaacgggcagaaaccctcctttttacgcagcggtccagacataggtcagacggcgacacatattcagttgccagttactttggcattacggcagggatatctagatacttcccaaggtttgacataatgaattgtgctacttttaaagcaagcaacgattttttcaaatctgtaatcagaaagctcctcaaaaactctatcgaagcagttcctgccgttgctacgttagttcaaacagtaacaacggactatttttcttagcggatgcatgtcaatttaaatacatacaactattttttaaatcaataaaatcattttctaaatccacaaaagcatttcaattaatattgggagtcatgtcgttactttgttgagaatgtggccatgaaataagcgggataatgtgcagcattatccatgagagacgttctgcagaggaggggcgtttcttacttttatgtagctgacggagaatttttactttacacgacactgttcaacacttaattctgctttactctttaactaaacaaccgcggatgtcttgaaagactctttcgctaaagatttttgaagatatccgcgttcttgtgacacgtaaatactgcgcttcctatgttttggtgcggactgcgttcacaccagcaatgaaccgctccagagttcgcaagcaagcactccgagaccacctattttagcggaccagagtccggttgtttagttcacttaagaggtctcggactgcgttcacaccgacccaaatgaaccgcaccaagcggctaaatgcaccagggttcgattcaaccggactatacaaggcaggtgtgaacgcaccctaaaataacgtattccaatttttattttgttttcgtgcgtggaattataccggctctcatttcagtacacataacaacggaaccatagcaatggaactgacaggcaacagaactgacaggcaacactctgaatccgattagctgtgactgcatccactcagagtgcccgattcagaaacgtgactcttacactctttacgtcacaaacaaagatggtggatgagaatagatctataaaacgataagcaatgcgcagtggatcggaaggggacggtgtgtcggcgttgttcgatagcggtgcggtatgctaatggaaacacacgccaaacatgctaaatcacatcagaaggcatcacccagatttgcctatCACCgaagcccggcaaaagacaacagcagttcaacagctgatccccgctgtttttaagaagccaatagacatgagagccgagagaccaaaataaataacggaagcttttggcatattttttcaacgactttgcgctctggaaacactttcttattatttatgatgtaatattttcaagacattctttttagttttacagcttgatgaaacctttttgtttgacatcagccattatagatactatggccatctgagtgtgtgtgggactgtttgtggtttgtttttaactgtttaatacagttaattattcaaaatgtcagagttccttatttttaaactgaaacttgcactactgttcaaaagtaaataacaacaaacctggaattattacatttgggacttttttttgctttttcttgttgtaccgaaccataccgaaccgtgacccccaaaccgaggtacgaaccgaaccgtgacttctgtgaaccgttacacccctaatccccggtgttccagggaacttaccaagtgtcagaaaacacaaccctctctcttttcctccatacccaaatctctaaaaacggggctgcaacggatctgatacagactgatcttgaattattttctacgtcacagaagtggtgctccgcttattgatcaattctccacctatcaggggaatgtggggttgggccacggccggccattgcgctggagacgctgtagtacatatgccaggcctgtaagtggcgctgtagtctgccacaaaagcagcaaagaagacttcccgcgcatggttgcccttctgtttatactctgctctggctctttttctccctccccgaggcaagcgttttctccctcgctgtaattcaatgcaatccctccctcgctgtaattctctccggtagtccaccagcagatgacaaacaccctcctctccggttcttccaaggaacgaggggaccgtgcggcagagtttcagttagatttttatttcgccggtcaacatgtccgttaaagtttaaatcttccggacaaaattagaaaagtgccggtcaaaggtcttctttgttatttattgagctttaaaacaaatgaataacgactctatataataatataagaataaaacacggaggacggagatatctttttctccccctcttctccccgctgcagcccagcagatgatctcagagcacgcgcccctctcctgcagggggtcaTGGTGCAgttcacagaatcagccccctgcaaaaacagcgctggaaagagcaaatagagcgaaatgaggcatggctaaaatacaggatctgtttggtattttgaaagaaaaactatttatatactttatataggtatggccctccaatatattgttcaaatatagcatgatatgtcccctttaaggtattattaaggtagggttaatgttgctctaagtgcaccagattgatgcttttaacttcaatatttcaaaaaaaatcttcccagggggagcatgcccccggaccccctagaggaggcgacgacccccctaaaggatgtttggtccaccccccacttgtaaaaaaaatagcactttacccctgcaccccccccccccaacaactcctgggctaagccccggatctctgTGTGGAAGGCTGTGTGGAGGATGACACTTCCTGGGATGTTTTTTGGTCCCTGCTATGTGCCTGTtggcagggccggcccttggcataggcagtataggtgaatgctaagggcgcatcaatcaATGGGGGCCGCCGAAAAACAATTgaaaaaagttagaaattaaaaaaatatatatctttttttatttcataacaacgcaatttcccgattttggatcaacaaattacatcttatcttatactaacaaaactacgcctatattgcgtccagcgtccataaactatggcacaccctacccccccaaaatcaagttgaaccgccccagtaaaaaccagctaaaatcttgcctagggcagcaaattggtcagggccctgccagtatcagtatgttgttactttgtGGTACGCGCTGCAGTGGATATGCACCATTACATGCTCttttcaacctgatctcaccagaatgcgtgactccaccacgactccttaacactgcattgcgtggtggcctcacgaactttgttacatttacgtgtctgcaccacacaaacaaccccaatgtaaagtgaatgaggctcctttgtcgtggtgcacacacgcatttctacaacatcctgcagtgagcttttattctata is part of the Pseudochaenichthys georgianus chromosome 24, fPseGeo1.2, whole genome shotgun sequence genome and harbors:
- the LOC117439464 gene encoding zona pellucida sperm-binding protein 3-like isoform X2; this encodes MEAFHVQVILLVGLCVSSSFAFLPTRDASFQSLANTGRSELGQQQQKSPAEEPQQVNTVRVTCHPDSLEIVIKADMFAVGAPVDGDELRLGVETNNQYCRATASSADEYSISVGLVECGTRHWVTEDSLIYTNLLIYSPEASPYGVVRMDEAVIPIECHYERKYSLSSSSLMPTWIPFMSTQAAVEMLQFNLRIMTSDWQHKRGSNVFHIGEPISIEASARIGHHIGLRVFVSSCVATLSPDMHSSPRHAFIENGCFVDSQLPGSRSQFLARTQDDKLHMSIDAFRFYNEDRGELYITCHLNAVPINKADAPNKACTFVNGRWRSADGNDYLCGQCKRPIEVEQTPSKPSSLSKFRPRGFVKPEEREPLWRSGPKTSAVWEHQARVGPMMVLPAKQKSRPIPTEELSSILDQTGRSTMYGRQWRSGINGVDQRKGLLPDSSSTQNQVDVLTLASAQNKDEDKNGTDKRLKVKNDNAEEVPELLEKTSPEAHLQSKAAVLNSTHTAALDEVLQTAVVNVAVPPLSNTTATEADLSETMDPKR
- the LOC117439464 gene encoding zona pellucida sperm-binding protein 3-like isoform X1, whose amino-acid sequence is MEAFHVQVILLVGLCVSSSFAFLPTRDASFQSLANTGRSELGQQQQKSPAEEPQQVNTVRVTCHPDSLEIVIKADMFAVGAPVDGDELRLGVETNNQYCRATASSADEYSISVGLVECGTRHWVTEDSLIYTNLLIYSPEASPYGVVRMDEAVIPIECHYERKYSLSSSSLMPTWIPFMSTQAAVEMLQFNLRIMTSDWQHKRGSNVFHIGEPISIEASARIGHHIGLRVFVSSCVATLSPDMHSSPRHAFIENGCFVDSQLPGSRSQFLARTQDDKLHMSIDAFRFYNEDRGELYITCHLNAVPINKADAPNKACTFVNGRWRSADGNDYLCGQCKRPIEVEQTPSKPSSLSKFRPRGFVKPEEREPLWRSGPKTSAVWEHQARVGPMMVLPAKQKSRPIPTEELSSILDQTGRSTMYGRQWRSGINGVDQRKGLLPDSSSTQNQVDVLTLASAQNKDEDKNGTDKR